A part of Dokdonella sp. genomic DNA contains:
- a CDS encoding tetratricopeptide repeat protein encodes MAFEVLDEHEQGELVRKWVRDNWVSIAVGIAIGLSLIFGWQQWKLRQVRTQGEAAMQFRAFADAMEAGREDDATKIADALRSNHAGSPYVVFASLEQAEKAVAKGDLAAAQAALAVADANTKDSTLKALVALRMASVLLANGDASGALARIDGMSKTDFVALASELRGDALTRLGRSADARSAYEEALKALDPMSPGRDLIEMKLGDLPDAEKQNS; translated from the coding sequence ATGGCTTTCGAAGTCCTCGACGAACACGAACAAGGCGAACTGGTCCGCAAGTGGGTGCGTGACAACTGGGTTTCGATCGCGGTTGGTATCGCAATCGGCCTGTCCCTGATTTTCGGTTGGCAGCAGTGGAAGCTGCGCCAGGTACGCACACAAGGCGAGGCGGCGATGCAATTCCGCGCCTTTGCCGACGCCATGGAGGCTGGGCGCGAAGACGATGCAACGAAGATCGCCGACGCCCTGCGCAGCAACCATGCAGGCAGTCCGTACGTGGTGTTCGCATCGCTCGAACAGGCCGAGAAGGCGGTTGCCAAGGGGGATCTCGCTGCCGCCCAGGCCGCGCTCGCTGTTGCCGACGCCAACACCAAGGACTCCACGCTGAAGGCACTGGTGGCGCTGCGCATGGCCAGCGTCCTGCTGGCCAACGGTGACGCGTCCGGAGCCCTTGCGCGAATTGACGGCATGTCGAAAACGGATTTCGTCGCACTCGCCAGTGAACTGCGAGGCGACGCACTCACCCGGCTTGGTCGCAGTGCCGATGCGCGCTCGGCCTACGAAGAAGCGCTGAAGGCGCTTGACCCGATGTCGCCGGGCCGCGACCTGATCGAGATGAAGCTTGGCGACCTGCCGGATGCGGAGAAACAGAATTCATGA
- a CDS encoding helix-turn-helix domain-containing protein: MDESSGRTGEVDPRQLDLTLFPENQTVSNAGPEHAELVDAQSHERDPAGCSLAAPPDDVGIGARLRIERERRGWSREDVAARLKWQASLVRRIEEEDYAGISHAVYLRGYLVGYTRLLGLPVELADAVVTRHAQAEEPLVATGAISRSRYLLDRYSVSATYLILTGLVIGPAVWLATHGGLAQNLARTVVLDSAPVVTTVAATPTTVVTEPAAVEATVVPVSAPMALEPAPVVASMAPFPAVTSSVAPSPVTDKAAHSLSLHLREASWVEVTAANGEKLEYGLLSAGTERRYSSDDVITVRIGNAEGAEVVADGEVIDLAPFRRANVAHLKLFGSDAKVARVEL; this comes from the coding sequence ATGGACGAATCATCCGGTCGGACCGGCGAGGTGGATCCTCGCCAGCTCGACCTGACGCTGTTTCCGGAGAACCAAACAGTGAGCAACGCCGGCCCCGAGCACGCTGAACTGGTCGATGCGCAGTCCCATGAACGGGATCCTGCAGGCTGCTCGTTGGCCGCCCCGCCGGACGACGTCGGCATCGGTGCGCGTCTGCGCATCGAGCGCGAGCGTCGCGGCTGGTCACGTGAGGACGTTGCCGCACGCCTCAAGTGGCAGGCCAGCCTCGTCCGCCGCATCGAGGAGGAGGACTATGCCGGCATCAGCCACGCGGTCTATCTGCGCGGCTACCTGGTCGGCTACACCCGCCTGCTCGGCCTGCCCGTCGAACTGGCCGATGCGGTTGTCACCCGGCATGCGCAAGCCGAGGAGCCGCTGGTTGCCACAGGCGCAATCTCACGTTCACGCTATCTGCTCGACCGCTACTCGGTCAGCGCGACATATCTGATCCTGACCGGCCTGGTCATCGGTCCGGCGGTCTGGCTCGCCACGCATGGTGGGCTCGCGCAGAACCTTGCGCGCACGGTCGTCCTCGACTCCGCCCCGGTGGTGACGACGGTTGCGGCCACACCAACCACCGTCGTCACCGAGCCGGCTGCGGTCGAGGCCACCGTCGTACCGGTGTCCGCGCCAATGGCGTTGGAACCGGCGCCGGTCGTGGCCTCGATGGCGCCGTTCCCCGCAGTGACGTCGTCCGTGGCGCCGTCCCCGGTCACAGACAAGGCCGCGCATTCGCTGTCGCTGCACCTGCGTGAGGCGAGTTGGGTCGAGGTGACCGCCGCGAATGGCGAGAAACTCGAATATGGGCTGCTCAGCGCCGGAACCGAACGCCGGTATTCGAGCGACGACGTGATCACCGTGCGCATCGGCAATGCCGAGGGGGCCGAAGTCGTCGCCGACGGGGAAGTCATCGACCTCGCACCGTTCCGCCGCGCCAATGTCGCTCATCTGAAGCTGTTCGGCAGCGACGCCAAGGTCGCCCGCGTCGAACTTTGA
- the pilW gene encoding type IV pilus biogenesis/stability protein PilW: protein MRRERAVVVCLLALAIAGCASSGGGSRPSSVVDAPAKSNPDDPRTKAAKENTELGLGYMRQGKLEIALEKLNKALSADPRYTDAHTVIAVLYEQIGDRAKAEEHYRRAVQLRPRSGNENNNYGWFLCNALGRYDDSAGYFEKAVADPFYQTPVVALTNAGSCAIKAGRFDVAERDLRLALDRDPNQAVALLGLADVLYRKNEFFKARAFIQRYEAVGGGSAESLMLGRNIELRLGNASAAVDYTRRLRERFPDSEQARMLDNPGSS, encoded by the coding sequence ATGCGGCGTGAACGTGCCGTCGTTGTGTGCCTGCTTGCCTTGGCCATCGCCGGCTGCGCCAGCAGCGGCGGTGGTTCGCGGCCGTCCAGTGTCGTCGATGCGCCGGCGAAATCGAATCCGGATGATCCGCGCACCAAGGCGGCCAAGGAGAATACCGAGCTTGGCCTGGGCTATATGCGCCAAGGCAAGCTGGAGATCGCCCTCGAGAAGCTCAACAAGGCACTATCCGCCGATCCGCGCTACACGGATGCGCACACCGTCATTGCAGTTCTCTACGAGCAGATCGGCGACCGTGCCAAGGCCGAGGAGCACTACCGGCGCGCGGTGCAACTGCGGCCGAGGTCGGGCAACGAGAACAACAACTACGGCTGGTTCCTGTGCAATGCGCTCGGCCGTTATGACGACTCGGCAGGTTATTTCGAGAAGGCCGTCGCGGATCCGTTCTATCAGACCCCGGTAGTGGCCTTGACCAATGCGGGATCGTGTGCGATCAAGGCCGGCAGGTTCGATGTGGCCGAGCGCGATCTTCGCCTCGCCCTCGACCGCGATCCCAACCAGGCTGTGGCATTGCTCGGACTGGCCGACGTGCTCTACCGCAAGAACGAGTTCTTCAAGGCGCGCGCCTTCATCCAGCGTTACGAGGCAGTCGGCGGGGGGAGTGCGGAATCCCTGATGCTCGGACGCAACATCGAGCTTCGGCTCGGCAACGCGAGCGCGGCTGTCGACTACACACGACGTCTGCGCGAGCGTTTCCCCGATTCCGAACAGGCACGGATGCTTGACAACCCGGGTTCATCCTGA
- the rlmN gene encoding 23S rRNA (adenine(2503)-C(2))-methyltransferase RlmN: MTAVEKSNLFGLDRQGLREFFAQAGEKPYRADQVMKWIYHRHVTDFSAMTDVGKALRAKLEGIAEIVPPNVLFEKQSTDGTHKWLLGMDSRNAIETVFIPESTRGTLCVSSQVGCGLNCQFCSTATQGFNRNLSTAEIIGQVWVAARHLGNVPHHQRKLTNVVMMGMGEPLLNFDNVVRAMSIMRDDLGFGLANKRVTLSTAGLVPMIDRLSEESDVSLAVSLHAPNDALRTELVPLNRKYPISELIDACARYAARRPRTTITFEYTMMKGVNDTPELARQLVKLMRKVPSKVNLIPFNPFAGTRFERSDETTIRAFQKILLDANVLTMVRRTRGDDIDAACGQLKGQVMDRTRRQAEFQRKLTGGVADAA; this comes from the coding sequence GTGACGGCCGTGGAAAAATCCAACCTGTTCGGCCTCGATCGCCAAGGCCTGCGCGAGTTCTTCGCGCAGGCCGGCGAGAAGCCGTATCGTGCCGACCAGGTCATGAAATGGATCTACCACCGGCACGTCACCGATTTTTCCGCGATGACCGATGTCGGCAAGGCGCTGCGTGCCAAGCTCGAAGGCATCGCCGAGATCGTGCCGCCGAACGTGCTGTTCGAAAAACAGTCGACGGACGGCACCCACAAGTGGTTGCTCGGCATGGACAGCCGCAACGCGATCGAGACGGTGTTCATCCCGGAAAGCACGCGCGGCACGCTGTGCGTGTCCTCGCAGGTCGGCTGCGGACTGAACTGCCAGTTCTGCTCGACTGCCACGCAGGGCTTCAACCGCAACCTGTCGACTGCCGAGATCATAGGTCAGGTCTGGGTGGCGGCGCGCCACCTCGGCAACGTCCCGCACCATCAGCGCAAGCTCACCAATGTGGTCATGATGGGCATGGGTGAGCCGCTGCTCAATTTCGACAACGTCGTGCGTGCGATGAGCATCATGCGCGACGACCTTGGCTTCGGCCTCGCCAACAAGCGCGTCACCCTGTCGACCGCTGGTCTGGTACCGATGATCGATCGTCTCTCGGAGGAGAGCGACGTCTCGCTGGCTGTGTCGCTGCATGCCCCGAACGATGCACTGCGCACCGAACTGGTGCCGCTGAACAGGAAGTATCCGATCAGCGAATTGATCGATGCCTGCGCGCGCTACGCCGCGCGCCGCCCGCGCACAACGATCACCTTCGAGTACACCATGATGAAGGGTGTCAACGACACCCCGGAGCTCGCGCGGCAGTTGGTCAAGCTGATGCGCAAGGTTCCGAGCAAGGTCAACCTGATTCCGTTCAACCCGTTCGCCGGCACGCGCTTCGAGCGGTCCGACGAGACGACCATTCGTGCGTTCCAGAAGATCCTGCTCGATGCCAATGTCCTCACCATGGTCAGACGCACGCGTGGCGACGACATCGATGCAGCCTGCGGACAGCTCAAGGGTCAGGTCATGGACCGCACGCGCCGCCAAGCGGAATTCCAGCGCAAGCTGACCGGAGGTGTCGCCGATGCGGCGTGA
- the ndk gene encoding nucleoside-diphosphate kinase: MALERTLSIIKPDAVKKNVIGEIYSRFEKGGLKVVAARMKQLSRAEAEGFYAVHRERPFFGALVEFMISGPVMIQVLEGESAIAKNRELMGATDPKKADKGTIRADFADSIDANAVHGSDAPETAAQEIAYFFAASEIAAR, encoded by the coding sequence ATGGCGCTGGAGCGCACCCTGTCGATCATCAAGCCCGATGCCGTGAAGAAGAACGTCATCGGCGAAATCTATTCCCGTTTCGAGAAGGGCGGCCTGAAGGTCGTCGCCGCACGCATGAAGCAGCTCTCGCGCGCCGAGGCGGAAGGTTTCTACGCGGTCCATCGCGAGCGGCCGTTCTTCGGTGCGCTGGTCGAGTTCATGATCTCGGGTCCGGTGATGATCCAGGTGCTCGAAGGCGAAAGCGCAATCGCCAAGAACCGTGAGCTGATGGGGGCCACCGATCCGAAGAAGGCAGACAAGGGCACGATCCGTGCCGATTTCGCCGACTCGATCGATGCGAATGCCGTGCACGGCTCCGACGCACCGGAAACGGCAGCGCAGGAAATCGCCTACTTCTTCGCCGCGTCCGAGATCGCGGCACGCTGA
- a CDS encoding TetR/AcrR family transcriptional regulator gives MDSPHFSTKERILGAAEELFARNGFAGASLRELTAAAKVNLAAVNYHFGSKDNLVNEVFRRRLDELSTQRLDALARVLAQPRVTLEDLLAAFIHPALALSIDTSGGATFMRVLARAYAEHNERLRRFLSDNYGHVLKEFANAFGAQLPHLDKEELYWRIDIIAGALTYAMADFGVIKRSSSMSEQAHRERAAEHLIRFAAAGLRA, from the coding sequence GTGGACTCGCCGCACTTCTCGACCAAGGAGCGCATCCTCGGCGCCGCCGAGGAACTGTTCGCACGCAACGGTTTCGCCGGTGCCTCGCTGCGTGAACTGACCGCCGCCGCCAAGGTCAACCTCGCCGCAGTGAACTATCACTTCGGCTCCAAGGACAATCTCGTCAACGAGGTCTTCCGCCGCCGCCTCGACGAACTCAGCACACAGCGCCTCGATGCGCTGGCGCGCGTGCTCGCACAGCCACGAGTGACCCTCGAGGATCTGCTCGCCGCCTTCATACACCCGGCGCTCGCGCTGTCGATCGACACGAGTGGCGGCGCGACCTTCATGCGTGTGCTGGCTCGTGCCTATGCTGAACACAACGAGCGCCTGCGCCGGTTCCTGTCGGACAACTACGGGCATGTGCTGAAGGAGTTCGCCAACGCCTTCGGCGCTCAGTTGCCGCACCTCGACAAGGAGGAACTGTACTGGCGCATCGACATCATCGCCGGAGCGCTGACCTATGCGATGGCCGACTTCGGCGTCATCAAGCGAAGCTCGAGCATGTCCGAGCAGGCCCACCGCGAACGGGCGGCCGAGCATCTGATCCGGTTCGCGGCCGCCGGGTTGCGGGCGTAA
- a CDS encoding 3-hydroxyacyl-CoA dehydrogenase/enoyl-CoA hydratase family protein, translating into MNNPFLRIRKAAVLGAGVMGAQIAAHLTNADVETVLFDLPAKEGPKSGIAIKAIANLAKLSPAPLADATRATAIIPANYDEHLDLLKDCDLIIEAIAERLDWKLDLYKKIAPYVSDSAFVASNTSGLSINALAEALPAALRPRFSGIHFFNPPRYMHLVELIPARETDCGLLGALEAFLTSTLGKGVVYAKDTPNFIGNRIGVFSILATMHHTEQFRLGFDAVDAITGPAIGRPKSATYRTSDVVGLDTMAHVIKTMRDTLPDDPWHRYFNAPAWLQALIDQGALGQKTGAGFFRKVGKDIHVLDLGKRDYRPASEGASEETAKILAIKDPAEKFAALRTSTDPQAQFLWAMFRDLFHYTAYHLADIADSARHVDLAIRWGYGWKLGPFETWQAAGWKQVAQWIAEDIAAGKAMSTAPLPAWVSDGRDGVHGPDGSYSPTTGRNLPRSNAPVYARQPFPDPLLGERFDTGTTAWENDGVRLWSFGDDVGVISFKTKMNTVNDAVLDGLQRAIEEAEKAFKAVVIWQTGEPFSAGADLKGALGLIQAGKIDAFEAMVANFQATSMRIKYSLVPIVAAVRGMAFGGGCEFQMHAARTVAALESYIGLVEAGVGLLPAGGGLKELALRASRNPVGDAFDGVKRMFETVAMAKVSGSALEAKQLGLLRPDDVIVFNAYELLHVARTVAAAMADSGWRPPLPARDISVAGDVGTATLKMMLVNMREGRFISAHDFEIASRIADTLCGGTIERGSQVDEQWLLDLERRHFVELAQMPKTQERIAHTLSTGKPLRN; encoded by the coding sequence ATGAACAACCCATTCCTCCGCATCCGCAAGGCCGCCGTGCTCGGTGCCGGCGTCATGGGTGCGCAGATCGCTGCGCACCTGACCAATGCCGACGTCGAGACCGTGCTGTTCGACCTGCCGGCGAAGGAAGGGCCGAAAAGCGGCATCGCGATCAAGGCGATCGCCAACCTCGCCAAGCTCTCGCCCGCGCCACTGGCTGATGCGACACGCGCGACGGCGATCATCCCGGCCAACTACGACGAACACCTCGATCTTCTGAAGGACTGCGATCTGATCATCGAAGCGATCGCCGAGCGGCTCGACTGGAAGCTCGACCTTTACAAGAAGATTGCGCCATATGTATCTGATTCTGCTTTCGTTGCAAGCAATACCTCAGGCCTGTCGATCAATGCCCTGGCCGAAGCACTGCCGGCCGCGCTGCGCCCGCGCTTCAGCGGCATCCACTTCTTCAACCCGCCGCGCTACATGCACCTGGTCGAACTGATCCCGGCGCGCGAGACGGATTGTGGCCTGCTCGGCGCGCTCGAAGCCTTCCTGACCAGCACGCTCGGCAAGGGCGTCGTCTACGCCAAGGACACGCCGAACTTCATCGGCAACCGCATCGGCGTGTTCTCGATCCTCGCCACGATGCACCACACCGAACAGTTCAGGCTCGGCTTCGACGCCGTCGACGCGATCACCGGCCCGGCCATCGGCCGCCCGAAGAGCGCGACCTACCGCACCTCGGACGTGGTCGGTCTCGACACCATGGCGCACGTCATCAAGACCATGCGCGACACCCTGCCCGACGATCCCTGGCACCGCTACTTCAACGCCCCGGCCTGGCTGCAGGCGCTGATCGACCAGGGCGCGCTCGGCCAGAAGACCGGCGCCGGCTTCTTCCGCAAGGTCGGCAAGGACATCCACGTCCTCGACCTCGGCAAACGGGATTACCGCCCGGCCAGCGAGGGCGCCAGCGAGGAAACCGCGAAGATCCTCGCAATCAAGGATCCGGCGGAAAAGTTTGCCGCCCTGCGCACCTCGACCGACCCGCAGGCGCAGTTCCTTTGGGCGATGTTCCGCGACCTCTTCCACTACACCGCCTACCACCTGGCCGACATCGCCGACAGCGCTCGCCACGTCGACCTCGCGATCCGCTGGGGCTACGGCTGGAAGCTTGGCCCGTTCGAGACCTGGCAGGCTGCCGGCTGGAAGCAGGTCGCGCAGTGGATCGCCGAGGACATCGCCGCGGGCAAGGCCATGAGCACCGCACCGCTGCCTGCCTGGGTCAGCGATGGTCGTGATGGCGTGCACGGGCCTGATGGTTCGTACTCGCCGACCACCGGCCGCAACCTGCCGCGCTCGAATGCCCCGGTCTACGCGCGCCAACCGTTCCCAGACCCCTTGCTCGGCGAGCGCTTCGATACCGGCACGACCGCCTGGGAAAACGACGGTGTACGCCTTTGGTCGTTTGGCGACGACGTCGGCGTCATCTCGTTCAAGACGAAGATGAACACGGTCAACGACGCCGTGCTGGACGGCCTGCAACGCGCGATCGAGGAAGCGGAAAAAGCATTCAAGGCGGTCGTGATCTGGCAGACCGGGGAACCGTTCTCGGCTGGCGCCGACCTCAAGGGCGCACTCGGCCTGATCCAGGCCGGCAAGATCGACGCCTTCGAGGCGATGGTGGCGAACTTCCAGGCCACCAGCATGCGCATCAAGTATTCGCTGGTCCCCATTGTCGCCGCCGTGCGCGGCATGGCCTTTGGCGGCGGCTGCGAATTCCAGATGCATGCAGCACGCACAGTGGCCGCGCTGGAAAGCTACATCGGCCTGGTCGAAGCCGGTGTAGGTCTGCTGCCGGCCGGCGGCGGCCTCAAGGAACTCGCCCTGCGCGCGTCGCGCAACCCGGTCGGCGACGCCTTCGACGGGGTCAAGCGCATGTTCGAGACGGTCGCCATGGCGAAGGTCTCGGGCAGTGCACTCGAAGCCAAGCAGCTCGGCCTGCTGCGCCCCGACGACGTCATCGTATTCAATGCCTATGAACTGCTCCACGTCGCGCGGACGGTCGCCGCGGCGATGGCCGATTCGGGCTGGCGCCCGCCACTGCCGGCGCGCGACATCAGCGTAGCCGGTGACGTCGGCACGGCCACGCTCAAGATGATGCTGGTCAACATGCGCGAAGGCCGCTTCATCTCGGCGCACGATTTCGAGATTGCCAGCCGCATCGCCGACACGCTGTGCGGCGGCACCATCGAGCGCGGCTCGCAGGTCGATGAGCAGTGGCTGCTCGACCTCGAGCGCAGGCATTTCGTCGAACTCGCACAGATGCCGAAGACGCAGGAGCGCATCGCCCACACGCTCTCCACCGGCAAGCCGCTGAGGAATTGA
- a CDS encoding acetyl-CoA C-acyltransferase yields MTKQIQDAYIVSAVRTPVGKAPRGAFRNTRPDDLLAHVVRAAVAAAPGIDPARIDDAVIGCAMPEAEQGMNVARIGILLAGLPNSVPAQTINRFCSSGVQAIALAADRIRTGDADLMLAGGTESMSMVPMMGHRIAMNPAAFRDENIAIAYGMGITAENVASEWKISREDQDAFALASHRKALAAQAAGEFREEIVPFALDDRYPDLAKRTIKADTRTIDADEGPRADTSAEGLARLRTVFKLGGSVTAGNSSQMSDGAGALLLASEKAIREYNLTPIARYVSFAVAGVRPEVMGIGPIAAIPKALSLAGLTKEQLDWIELNEAFAAQALAVIRDVGLDEAKVNPLGGAIALGHPLGATGAIRAATLIHGLRRRQQKYGMVTMCIGTGMGAAGIFEAL; encoded by the coding sequence ATGACCAAGCAAATCCAGGACGCCTACATCGTCTCCGCCGTGCGCACGCCGGTCGGCAAGGCCCCACGCGGCGCATTCCGCAACACGCGCCCGGACGACCTGCTCGCCCACGTCGTACGCGCCGCCGTCGCCGCCGCGCCGGGCATCGACCCCGCGCGCATCGATGACGCCGTGATCGGTTGCGCGATGCCCGAGGCCGAGCAGGGCATGAACGTCGCCCGTATCGGCATCCTGCTCGCCGGCCTGCCAAACAGCGTGCCGGCACAGACCATCAACCGCTTCTGCTCGTCCGGCGTGCAGGCCATCGCGCTCGCCGCCGACCGCATCCGCACCGGCGATGCCGACCTCATGCTGGCCGGCGGCACCGAGAGCATGAGCATGGTGCCGATGATGGGTCACCGCATCGCCATGAACCCGGCTGCGTTCCGCGACGAGAACATCGCCATCGCCTATGGCATGGGCATCACTGCCGAGAACGTGGCCAGCGAGTGGAAGATCAGCCGCGAGGACCAGGACGCCTTCGCCCTCGCCTCGCACCGCAAGGCACTCGCCGCACAAGCCGCCGGCGAGTTCAGGGAAGAGATCGTGCCGTTCGCGCTCGACGACCGCTACCCCGACCTCGCGAAACGCACGATCAAGGCCGACACGCGCACGATCGATGCCGACGAGGGGCCGCGTGCCGACACCAGCGCCGAAGGCCTGGCCCGGCTGCGCACCGTGTTCAAGCTCGGGGGCAGCGTCACCGCCGGCAATTCCTCGCAGATGTCCGATGGCGCTGGCGCCCTGCTGCTCGCCAGTGAAAAGGCCATCCGGGAGTACAACCTCACGCCGATCGCGCGCTACGTCTCGTTCGCCGTCGCCGGGGTACGTCCCGAAGTCATGGGCATCGGCCCGATCGCGGCGATCCCGAAGGCGCTGTCGCTGGCCGGACTGACCAAGGAACAGCTCGACTGGATCGAGCTCAACGAAGCGTTCGCCGCACAGGCGCTGGCGGTGATCCGCGATGTCGGCCTCGATGAGGCGAAGGTCAATCCGCTCGGTGGCGCGATCGCTCTCGGCCATCCCCTCGGTGCAACCGGCGCGATCCGCGCCGCGACGCTGATCCACGGCCTGCGCCGGCGCCAGCAGAAGTACGGCATGGTCACCATGTGCATCGGCACCGGCATGGGCGCGGCTGGCATCTTCGAAGCGCTCTGA
- a CDS encoding metallophosphoesterase family protein — protein sequence MRIGLLADLHANREATEACFKALRKAGCERYVFLGDLVGYGADPVWMVDFVREQVAAGALAVLGNHDAAAVAAGSSTMNEQAEAAIAWTAARLDAEQRAFLAALPLQARAGEQLYVHANAWAADGWAYVGNTLAAARSLAATDARLTFCGHVHEPALYFTQAHGASHFAPTPGQPIPLIASRRWLAIPGSCGQPRDHNPAAACAWFDQGSAMLCFLRVPYDHERAAAKIRAAGLPDAFAARLLTGT from the coding sequence ATGCGCATCGGCCTGCTTGCCGACCTGCACGCCAACCGCGAGGCGACCGAGGCCTGCTTCAAGGCGCTGCGCAAGGCCGGCTGCGAGCGCTACGTGTTCCTCGGCGACCTGGTCGGCTACGGCGCCGATCCGGTCTGGATGGTCGATTTCGTGCGCGAACAGGTCGCCGCCGGCGCGCTCGCCGTACTCGGCAACCACGACGCTGCTGCGGTCGCGGCCGGCAGCAGCACGATGAATGAGCAGGCGGAAGCGGCGATCGCGTGGACGGCCGCCCGACTCGATGCCGAACAACGCGCCTTTCTCGCCGCCCTGCCGCTCCAGGCACGCGCAGGCGAGCAACTCTATGTGCATGCGAATGCCTGGGCAGCGGACGGCTGGGCCTATGTCGGCAACACGCTGGCCGCCGCACGCAGCCTTGCCGCCACCGATGCCCGCCTGACCTTTTGCGGCCATGTGCACGAACCCGCGCTGTACTTCACCCAGGCGCATGGCGCCAGCCATTTCGCGCCGACGCCCGGCCAGCCGATCCCGCTGATCGCCTCGCGGCGCTGGCTGGCGATCCCCGGTTCCTGCGGCCAGCCGCGCGACCACAACCCGGCAGCGGCCTGCGCCTGGTTTGACCAGGGCAGCGCCATGCTGTGCTTCCTGCGGGTGCCCTACGACCATGAACGCGCCGCCGCAAAGATCCGTGCGGCCGGTCTTCCCGATGCCTTCGCCGCACGCCTGCTGACAGGAACCTGA
- a CDS encoding bifunctional serine/threonine-protein kinase/universal stress protein, whose product MPIDLRPGLDIGGYTLVEPLHEGGMATLWRVAHPQQAFPLLAKLPNIGYGEGVSRIVSFEVERMLMPSLSGPHVPRFVAAGETGDQPWLVMELVSGETLQPLLEQTPIAAERVAVLGALAALALDDLHRQHVVHLDIKPGNLLLHVDRSGDERMVLLDFGLSHHAHLPDLLAEQFSVPMGTAPYMAPEQILGVRNDPRSDQFALGVTLYYLATGETPFGAPTSDGGLRRRLYQPPRPPRELQPSLPRWLQEVILRCLEVDPDARYPTAAQLAFDLQHPEQVALSERAERTHGDGLLGSAKRWLRGFRLDAEELRARPAHDEPRPPLIVVAVDLKQGDPALDTALLDVTRRLVETAPNARLACVTVLRVARIGMDSNIDVEGRNRHVKRLVSLRHWARPLNLTEQRITFHVLESSDIAEAIIDYARNNAIDHIIMGARGITGMRRLLGSVSARVVAEANCTTTVVRAARNDAGLPAAEAIDTTDAAS is encoded by the coding sequence ATGCCGATCGACCTGCGCCCCGGCCTCGACATCGGCGGCTACACGCTGGTCGAACCGCTGCACGAGGGTGGCATGGCCACGCTCTGGCGCGTTGCGCATCCACAACAGGCATTTCCGCTGCTGGCCAAGCTGCCGAACATCGGCTACGGCGAGGGTGTGAGCCGCATCGTCAGCTTCGAAGTCGAACGCATGCTCATGCCCTCGCTGTCGGGGCCGCACGTGCCGCGCTTCGTTGCTGCCGGCGAGACCGGCGACCAGCCCTGGCTGGTCATGGAACTCGTCAGCGGCGAAACCCTGCAACCGCTGCTCGAACAGACCCCGATCGCTGCCGAGCGCGTCGCCGTGCTTGGCGCCCTGGCCGCGCTCGCACTGGATGACCTGCATCGCCAGCATGTCGTCCATCTCGACATCAAGCCGGGCAACCTGCTGCTGCACGTCGATCGCAGCGGTGACGAACGCATGGTCCTGCTCGACTTCGGCCTGTCCCACCACGCCCACCTGCCCGACCTTCTTGCCGAGCAGTTCAGTGTCCCCATGGGCACCGCACCGTACATGGCACCGGAGCAGATCCTGGGCGTGCGCAACGACCCACGCAGTGACCAGTTCGCGCTCGGCGTGACCCTGTACTACCTGGCCACCGGCGAAACACCTTTCGGCGCACCGACCAGCGACGGCGGCCTGCGCAGGCGCCTCTACCAGCCGCCGCGACCGCCGCGCGAGCTGCAACCGTCGCTGCCGCGCTGGCTGCAGGAGGTCATCCTGCGCTGCCTCGAGGTCGACCCCGATGCACGTTACCCGACCGCCGCCCAACTCGCCTTCGACCTGCAGCATCCCGAGCAGGTCGCGCTGAGCGAACGCGCCGAGCGCACCCACGGCGACGGCCTGCTCGGATCTGCGAAACGCTGGCTGCGTGGCTTCCGACTCGATGCCGAGGAACTGCGCGCGCGACCCGCGCACGACGAACCGCGCCCGCCGTTGATCGTCGTCGCCGTCGACCTCAAGCAGGGCGACCCGGCACTCGACACAGCCCTGCTCGACGTCACCCGCCGCCTCGTCGAGACCGCACCGAACGCACGCCTCGCCTGTGTCACTGTCCTGCGCGTGGCGCGGATCGGCATGGACTCGAACATCGACGTCGAAGGCCGCAACCGCCACGTCAAGCGCCTCGTCTCCCTGCGCCACTGGGCACGCCCGCTGAACCTCACCGAGCAGCGCATCACTTTCCACGTCCTCGAATCATCCGACATCGCCGAAGCGATCATCGACTACGCGCGCAACAACGCCATCGACCACATCATCATGGGCGCGCGCGGCATCACCGGCATGCGCCGCCTGCTCGGCAGCGTCTCCGCCCGCGTCGTCGCCGAGGCGAACTGCACGACGACGGTGGTGCGTGCGGCGCGCAACGACGCCGGTCTTCCCGCAGCGGAAGCCATCGATACGACCGACGCCGCGTCGTAA